The sequence GGGCGTATACATGGTCAATCTCGGGAACGAACAGCATACCATGGCTATCCGGCAGCCCATTACCTACAACGCGCTTTACCTGTATATGGAAGATGGCCTGCCCATTCGCCCTACCGGTATTTTTAATCATAACTCGCTGTACGAGATCAACATGTCGGGGGTGCGGGACATCGAAGTGATCAAGGGGCCGGCATCATCCTTGTATGGCAGCAATTCGGTTGGCGGCGCGGTGAATTTTATTACGCAAAACCCACCGTCAGGCTATGCGGGCAATGTTTCCATCCAGGGCGATAACTACCGTTATCGCCGGGTAGATGCCGATGGTGGCTTTAGCTCGGGCAAGTTTGGCCTGTATGCAGGCGGTTACATCGCCCATCAAAAAAATAGCTGGCAGGATTATTCGGACTTCGATAAGTATTCGGCCAACCTGAAATCGACTTACGATTTGGATAACCGCACTAAGCTGACCGCCGCTGCATCGTACAATTACCTGAACACCCAAACCCCGGGTAGTTTAGATAGCGCGCATTTCTACAACCGCAGCTACGGCAGCAACCAGCGTTTTACCTATCGTAAGGTGAGCGCCTTTAGGGCCAATGCAAGGCTGGAGCATACATGGAACGATCAGAACAGTACCTTCTTCACCGCATTTTATCGTGATAATTCCACCGCGCAACTGCCCAGTTATTTTATATCCGATGTGCGAAACGCGGCTGGTGTTTACCAAAGTTCAAACGGGCAGGTGAACGATCAAAAGTTTCACAGTCTCGGCTTTTTAACCCAGCACCGCAGCGATTTTAACTTCCTGCATTCGCGATTAGTGGTCGGCGCTTATTTGGATGACAGCCCGAGCAGCTACTATGCGCAATACCTCAGCATACAAAAGGATGCGGCCAATAACTACTATACCGGCTTCACCAATACGGGCACTTATATTGATGATTATCGAATTAAGCTGTTGAACTACGCGGCTTATACACAGTACGAGATCCATCCCTCCGAAGCCCTGCGCATTGTAGCTGGTTTACGATACGACCACGTGCATTACGCCTTTACAAACGGATTGCCCGCTGCAAATACCAGGTATAAACGGCAGGAAACCAATAACTTTAATATTGTAGCGCCCAAGCTGGGCTTAACCTATAACTTCGGTAATAACAAAGGGCTGTATGCCAATTACAGCGTGGGCTTTCAACCACCCGAGACCGGCGACCTGTACAGTTCGCGCCAGTTAACGCCGCTAAAGCAGGCTACCTTTAACAATTATGAGGTAGGCGGCTGGTTCTCGGCGTTGGATAAAAAGATGTATGTGGAAGTTAGTTTGTATGATTTGGAGGGGCGTAACGAGATCATCAGTCAGCTGCTGGCCGATAATACCACGCAGAACCAAAACGCCGGCGCTACCCGCCACCGTGGTGTGGAGTATGCTATTACTTACGCGCCCGTTCAGCAGTTAACATTCAGGTTTAATGGTACCAATGCCCGGCATACTTACTTAAATTATAGCGAGGTGCGTACCAATTATGCTACCGGCAAAAACTATACGCTGGTTTATAACAATAACCGCATGAGCAACGCCCCGGCCTGGACGGCTAATTCGGAGATCACCTATAAACCGGAGTACTTCCCCGGCTTCCGCATAGCGGCCGAGTGGCAGCACCTGGATAAATACTTTACCGATCCGGCTAATACAAAGACCTACGGCGGCTATAACATTTATAACCTGCGCCTGGGGTATAATTGTAAGCAAGAAGCCTTAAAAGGCGTTGGTATATGGTTTAATATGCTTAACCTCAGCAACAAGTTGTATGCTACCACGGTTACCAGCAACCAATATGGCGATACGTATACTGCCGCGCCGCCGCGCACCTGCACGCTGGGCATCAGCTATTCATTTTCAAAGCATTAACAAATGGAGAAGACAAATAACAAGCTGCAGCGCAGCTTCTATAAATGGCACCGGATATTGGGATTGATCGCCCTGGTGCCCATTATGGGTTGGACACTGAGCGGTCTCTCCCACCCATTCATGTCCAACTGGTTCAGGCCTTTTATCCCGCAGGAAAGCTACACGCTGCCGACAATAGCCGAAATGAAGCCGGCATTAAGTTTAACGCAAGTGCTGGATCAAAACCACATCAATGAACTGCGGAACTTTGGACTGGTACGCTTCAAGGGGCAAACCTATTATCAAATACTGCAAAAGGACAGTGTATGTAATTATTATTCAGCTACCGATGGCAAGCTATTGCCCGGTGCAGATAAGTCCTACGCAGTTTACCTTGCCCGGTACTTTACCCAGGATTCAGTATCGAAGATCAGGTCCATCAGCCTGCAAACCAAATTCGACGCGCAATATCAACCCATTAACCGCCTGCTGCCGGTATGGAAAGTCAGTTTAGATCGTCCTGACGGTATGGATATTTATATAGAAACCAGTCAAAGCCGTATGGGCACATTCAATAATAATACCCGTAAGGTAATGTTGGGCGTGTTTGAGCAAATGCACACCTGGGATTTTATGGCTGATTGGTTTGGCGATAGTTTCAGGTTAATATTTTTGAACTGTGTCGTCGGCATACTGTTTCTATCGCTAATAAGTGGCGTTGTGATTTACGGCTTCTTTTGGAAGCGGTTTAAGGAAATAGCGCAAAAGCGCAAGGCTAAGGGCACGGATTATAGACGAATTACCCATCGTTACCATCGGCAGTTGGGATTGATCATGTCGTTTATTATGCTGCTATTTTTTAGCAGCGCCCTGTTCCATTTACTGGTGAAGCTGCATAATATACAGCCCGCCCATACGGAATATGAGCAACTGATCAACCGGAGCGAATTAAAAAGTGATAACCTGCATCTGCCAATAGCCGATACACTGGCTACCAAACAGGCATTGGTGAAAATGTATGATGAAGATGTGTACTACCAGGTTACCGACTATAAAAAGAACATCCATTACTACAGCACTGTTGATGGCGCCGAATCACCGTATGGCGATATCAACTTCGCGGAATACCTGGCCTACTTCTACCGCCATAAACCCGGAGACCGGGAGGAGAAGATAAATATGAAGGCTGAACCGGTCAGGCAGTTCACCAACGAGTATGGCTTTATCAACAAGCGCCTGCCGGTAGTTAAAGTGAGTTATCCGGGTAACGATAACTGGTACGTGGAAACATCAACCGGTAAACTGGCCACTCATGTGGCCGGGATAGACCGCGCCGAGGGCCTGTCGTTCATCTTCCTGCACAAATTCTTCTGGATGACCTGGGCGGGTAAGGATATCCGCGATGTGGTGAGTATCTTGTGCGCCTTAAGTATTTTAATAGTAGCATTATTAGGCTTCGCGGCCTTTATCAAAACTAAGTAATTATGAAAAAATATATCATCATAGCTTCATGCACACTGCTTACATTTGTCGCGGCGTGCGGTAATACCTATCAGCAAAAAACAACACCGGCAACAAAGGCTAAAAACGCCAAACAATATACCTGTACCATGCACCCCGAAGTGTTGAAAAACGAACCGGGCCTGTGCCCAAAATGCGGGATGGAACTGGTAGAAAAAACGAACAAATAAAACATACATCAACATGAAGACAAAAATATTAGTGGCATTATTAGTGGTAATGTCAGCCATGAGTGGTTGTAAAGACGAAAAGGCTGAAGAAAAAGCAGGT comes from Mucilaginibacter mali and encodes:
- a CDS encoding TonB-dependent receptor, whose amino-acid sequence is MKQIFISIYLSIITLVAYGQSIHGTVTDAITHEAIAGVTVTSADSSQHTITDAKGRFSINTNTDLKFSYIGYSSYTADTKSGAQLNISLNRAAIDLQPVIISANRERQARQDAPIAISKITSVQIQDTKATALYQLLNKVSGVYMVNLGNEQHTMAIRQPITYNALYLYMEDGLPIRPTGIFNHNSLYEINMSGVRDIEVIKGPASSLYGSNSVGGAVNFITQNPPSGYAGNVSIQGDNYRYRRVDADGGFSSGKFGLYAGGYIAHQKNSWQDYSDFDKYSANLKSTYDLDNRTKLTAAASYNYLNTQTPGSLDSAHFYNRSYGSNQRFTYRKVSAFRANARLEHTWNDQNSTFFTAFYRDNSTAQLPSYFISDVRNAAGVYQSSNGQVNDQKFHSLGFLTQHRSDFNFLHSRLVVGAYLDDSPSSYYAQYLSIQKDAANNYYTGFTNTGTYIDDYRIKLLNYAAYTQYEIHPSEALRIVAGLRYDHVHYAFTNGLPAANTRYKRQETNNFNIVAPKLGLTYNFGNNKGLYANYSVGFQPPETGDLYSSRQLTPLKQATFNNYEVGGWFSALDKKMYVEVSLYDLEGRNEIISQLLADNTTQNQNAGATRHRGVEYAITYAPVQQLTFRFNGTNARHTYLNYSEVRTNYATGKNYTLVYNNNRMSNAPAWTANSEITYKPEYFPGFRIAAEWQHLDKYFTDPANTKTYGGYNIYNLRLGYNCKQEALKGVGIWFNMLNLSNKLYATTVTSNQYGDTYTAAPPRTCTLGISYSFSKH
- a CDS encoding PepSY-associated TM helix domain-containing protein, coding for MEKTNNKLQRSFYKWHRILGLIALVPIMGWTLSGLSHPFMSNWFRPFIPQESYTLPTIAEMKPALSLTQVLDQNHINELRNFGLVRFKGQTYYQILQKDSVCNYYSATDGKLLPGADKSYAVYLARYFTQDSVSKIRSISLQTKFDAQYQPINRLLPVWKVSLDRPDGMDIYIETSQSRMGTFNNNTRKVMLGVFEQMHTWDFMADWFGDSFRLIFLNCVVGILFLSLISGVVIYGFFWKRFKEIAQKRKAKGTDYRRITHRYHRQLGLIMSFIMLLFFSSALFHLLVKLHNIQPAHTEYEQLINRSELKSDNLHLPIADTLATKQALVKMYDEDVYYQVTDYKKNIHYYSTVDGAESPYGDINFAEYLAYFYRHKPGDREEKINMKAEPVRQFTNEYGFINKRLPVVKVSYPGNDNWYVETSTGKLATHVAGIDRAEGLSFIFLHKFFWMTWAGKDIRDVVSILCALSILIVALLGFAAFIKTK
- a CDS encoding heavy metal-binding domain-containing protein codes for the protein MKKYIIIASCTLLTFVAACGNTYQQKTTPATKAKNAKQYTCTMHPEVLKNEPGLCPKCGMELVEKTNK